In the Shewanella sp. OMA3-2 genome, one interval contains:
- the ybeY gene encoding rRNA maturation RNase YbeY, translating into MSKLNLDLDLQIAVEADNLPTQAQFETWVRIAVGQTMPAVELTIRLVEVSESQHLNHTYRGKDKPTNVLSFPFEAPAEIDLPLLGDLIICVDVVKKEAQEQEKTLEAHWAHMVIHGCLHLLGYDHIIDEEAEEMESLETQLLEHLGFTDPYKEA; encoded by the coding sequence ATGAGTAAGCTCAATTTAGATTTAGATCTGCAAATTGCCGTTGAAGCAGACAATTTGCCTACTCAAGCGCAATTTGAAACATGGGTGCGCATAGCAGTGGGTCAAACCATGCCTGCGGTAGAGCTCACCATTCGCCTAGTAGAAGTGAGTGAAAGTCAGCATTTAAATCATACTTACCGTGGCAAAGACAAGCCAACTAACGTATTGTCTTTCCCATTTGAAGCACCTGCTGAAATTGATTTGCCACTATTGGGCGATTTAATCATCTGTGTTGATGTGGTAAAAAAAGAAGCACAAGAGCAAGAGAAAACCCTTGAAGCCCATTGGGCTCATATGGTTATACATGGCTGCTTGCATTTGCTAGGCTATGACCATATTATCGATGAAGAAGCTGAGGAAATGGAGTCTTTAGAGACCCAACTCCTTGAACATTTAGGTTTTACTGACCCCTATAAGGAAGCATAA
- a CDS encoding zinc ribbon-containing protein, producing the protein MSGRSTALLALYQALIEQVKQQFEQDNSLTANSLFKSITQGKNYLQLKSAANEQELALVEEFLKRDIASFLKQETEDDISYSPTAIAFENTLWQWLSSITDRSQVQWHELQQDFKHHGCYRTGEIINQGVLTCDNCSHQMRIDFPGVISECPNCDGEIFSREPLSP; encoded by the coding sequence ATGAGTGGAAGAAGTACAGCATTATTAGCCTTATATCAGGCGTTAATTGAACAGGTTAAGCAGCAGTTTGAGCAAGATAACTCATTGACTGCTAATAGTTTATTTAAGTCTATTACCCAAGGGAAAAACTATTTACAGCTTAAGTCCGCAGCCAACGAACAAGAGCTCGCTTTAGTGGAAGAATTTTTAAAGCGAGACATTGCTAGCTTTTTAAAACAAGAAACTGAAGACGATATTAGCTACAGTCCGACAGCCATCGCATTTGAGAATACGTTATGGCAGTGGCTAAGCAGTATAACGGATAGAAGCCAGGTGCAATGGCATGAATTACAACAGGATTTTAAACATCATGGTTGTTATAGAACAGGAGAAATTATCAATCAAGGTGTATTGACTTGTGATAATTGCAGCCATCAAATGAGAATTGATTTTCCAGGGGTAATATCAGAATGCCCTAATTGTGATGGTGAGATCTTTTCTCGTGAACCGCTGTCGCCTTAA
- the lnt gene encoding apolipoprotein N-acyltransferase, with amino-acid sequence MTRSIRRVVFKKLLPQTQLSLITLISAFAAGASTSLSFAPYNVWLLMPLALAFALWQSQLLAGKYAFRYWLAFGFGTFAIGISWVHVSMATFGGLPLIVSIALMSVLSLYLGLYPALAGYLLNKLITPQDSFSSLRDRRIQLFKYLGLFPALWVLTEWLRGWIMTGFPWLWAGYSQTSGPLSELASIIGALGLSFILALIAGALMLAIQRRLLPLLGVLTLVISAAIITPQLNPITPSGKSVKVALVQGNIAQSMKWEPGALWPTMLKFMDLSREHFDQQSSIDIVIWPEAAIPAPEAMVEDFLLNSNQVANLNNTAIITGIISRQEQNFYNSLIVLGNHNSKQQPNGDYQIGGANEFRKHHLLPIGEFVPFAALLRPLAPLFNLPMSSFQQGDFVQPNLTALGYKVAPAICYEIVFPEQVRANTQTDTDFILTVSNDAWFGASNGPLQHMEIAQMRAIEMGKPLLRATNNGVTAVVDPYGKIVDILPQFVTDVLINDVALYQGETWFKRIGQTPLLTLCWLLLLFALWIKYQGLTHRKS; translated from the coding sequence ATAACGCGATCAATAAGGCGAGTTGTGTTTAAAAAATTATTACCTCAAACCCAATTAAGTTTAATCACCTTAATCAGTGCGTTTGCTGCAGGTGCAAGTACTTCACTATCTTTTGCCCCCTATAATGTTTGGCTACTTATGCCGTTAGCACTCGCTTTTGCGTTATGGCAAAGTCAGCTGTTAGCCGGCAAATATGCCTTTCGCTATTGGCTTGCTTTTGGGTTTGGCACCTTTGCTATCGGAATAAGTTGGGTGCATGTCAGCATGGCCACTTTTGGTGGCTTACCATTAATAGTGTCCATTGCTTTAATGTCAGTGCTGTCACTGTATTTAGGGCTTTATCCCGCCTTAGCAGGATACTTATTAAATAAGCTTATTACGCCACAAGACAGCTTCTCATCTTTACGAGATCGCAGAATACAACTATTTAAATATCTAGGTTTATTCCCAGCATTATGGGTATTAACTGAGTGGCTTCGCGGCTGGATAATGACAGGTTTTCCTTGGCTATGGGCTGGATATAGCCAAACTAGTGGTCCTTTAAGTGAACTCGCCAGTATTATTGGTGCTTTAGGGTTAAGTTTTATATTGGCGCTAATTGCCGGTGCATTGATGCTAGCGATACAAAGACGTCTATTACCTTTGTTAGGGGTGTTAACGCTAGTTATTAGTGCTGCGATAATTACTCCTCAATTGAACCCGATTACGCCTAGCGGCAAAAGTGTCAAAGTAGCTCTAGTGCAAGGAAATATTGCTCAAAGCATGAAGTGGGAACCAGGCGCTTTATGGCCTACTATGCTAAAATTTATGGACTTAAGCCGAGAGCATTTCGACCAGCAATCTAGTATTGATATTGTTATTTGGCCGGAAGCTGCCATTCCAGCACCAGAGGCTATGGTCGAGGACTTTTTATTAAACAGTAACCAAGTGGCCAACTTAAATAACACCGCAATAATTACCGGTATTATTAGCCGCCAAGAGCAAAATTTTTATAACTCGCTTATCGTATTAGGCAACCATAATAGTAAGCAACAACCCAATGGCGACTATCAAATTGGTGGCGCAAATGAGTTTAGAAAACACCACTTATTACCCATAGGTGAATTTGTGCCATTTGCCGCTTTATTACGGCCATTAGCGCCATTGTTTAATTTGCCGATGAGTTCATTTCAGCAAGGCGACTTTGTTCAACCTAACCTGACAGCTTTAGGGTATAAAGTTGCTCCGGCAATTTGCTACGAAATCGTCTTTCCAGAACAAGTCAGAGCCAATACCCAAACCGACACAGACTTTATTCTTACTGTTTCCAATGATGCGTGGTTTGGAGCCTCTAACGGTCCATTACAGCATATGGAAATTGCGCAAATGCGCGCGATTGAAATGGGTAAACCGCTACTCAGAGCAACCAATAATGGCGTCACCGCTGTGGTTGATCCCTACGGTAAAATTGTTGATATTCTGCCGCAGTTTGTCACTGACGTACTGATTAATGATGTGGCTTTATATCAAGGTGAAACCTGGTTCAAACGTATTGGACAAACACCATTACTGACGCTTTGCTGGTTATTGTTGTTATTCGCACTGTGGATAAAGTATCAAGGGTTAACACATCGAAAAAGCTAA
- the corC gene encoding CNNM family magnesium/cobalt transport protein CorC (CorC(YbeX) belongs to the Cyclin M Mg2+ Exporter (CNNM) family, and was characterized as belonging to a set of three proteins, at least one of which must be present for CorA to function.), whose product MSDDIPPSTNAYKKSWFDKFNQLFQGEPQNREDLVDVIDGAELRDLITEDTREMIKGVLEVSDLRVRDIMIPRSQIVTLQIDCTVDELLETVIASAHSRFPVVNEDKDHIEGILLAKDLLKYGFKNSDVPFTLSQVIRPAVVVPESKRVDVLLKEFRSQRYHMAIVVDEYGGVSGLVTIEDILEEIVGEIEDEFDHSSVEDTEVKKISNTVFLVKALTEIDDFNDACGTHFSDEEFDTVGGLVSHAFGHLPERNETIMIDNIEFKVTNADTRRLIQLRVKLPDSGSINDDN is encoded by the coding sequence ATGAGTGACGATATCCCCCCGAGTACAAACGCCTATAAGAAAAGTTGGTTCGATAAATTTAACCAATTATTCCAGGGCGAACCTCAAAATCGCGAAGATTTAGTAGACGTGATAGATGGTGCAGAGTTGCGCGACTTGATCACAGAAGACACCCGCGAAATGATTAAAGGTGTGTTAGAGGTCTCTGACCTACGCGTGCGAGACATTATGATCCCACGCTCACAAATTGTTACTCTGCAAATTGACTGTACGGTAGATGAGCTTCTTGAAACCGTTATTGCATCCGCTCACTCTCGCTTCCCTGTTGTAAATGAAGATAAAGACCATATTGAAGGTATCTTGTTAGCCAAAGATTTGCTCAAATATGGTTTCAAAAATTCAGATGTACCGTTCACGTTATCCCAAGTTATCCGCCCTGCCGTAGTCGTCCCGGAAAGTAAGCGTGTTGACGTGTTACTCAAAGAGTTCCGCTCGCAACGCTACCATATGGCAATTGTTGTCGATGAATATGGCGGCGTATCCGGCCTAGTCACAATTGAAGATATTCTTGAAGAAATTGTGGGCGAAATCGAAGATGAATTCGATCACAGTTCAGTGGAAGACACTGAAGTGAAAAAAATCAGTAATACAGTATTTCTTGTTAAAGCGTTAACTGAAATCGATGATTTTAACGACGCTTGCGGCACTCATTTCAGCGATGAAGAGTTTGATACCGTTGGCGGATTAGTTTCGCACGCTTTTGGTCACTTACCAGAGCGAAATGAAACTATTATGATTGATAATATTGAATTTAAAGTTACCAATGCTGACACTCGCCGCTTGATCCAGTTGAGGGTGAAACTGCCCGACTCTGGCAGTATTAACGACGATAACTAA